In Terriglobales bacterium, one genomic interval encodes:
- a CDS encoding choice-of-anchor P family protein: MKRYLYVLAVLSLLTSLASATGMSFRGQATVVNATVLGSNAKVSDTGSLGASGGARSTALVTFHNTLGVVSGSVAGASTTGFGNKTVSQASVADLELNVGGNLINAKLLASYAQALNTGGVPATSGNSVILGLTVNGKAIIVSGAPNQKIALPNGYVIINQHWHSDAASITVIALRVVVNGTADVLISRANAGVGPCTSCVPGTCSGTPNCSNPSDFVIGSASFKLSSTARANLDLSVGNNNGTKGGNLVFVDAAANVTAKVTAITRYDVVSATKRHIEALAEVNGQANVKLTLDVTDNGTPDNLDYVSLKLATGYSLSANVNAGFLQVHKACN, from the coding sequence ATGAAGAGGTACCTGTACGTCCTAGCAGTACTTTCCCTACTCACCAGCCTAGCCAGCGCCACCGGCATGAGCTTCCGCGGCCAAGCCACGGTCGTCAACGCGACCGTGCTCGGCAGCAACGCAAAAGTCTCAGACACCGGTTCGCTCGGCGCCAGCGGCGGAGCGCGCAGCACCGCGCTGGTCACCTTCCACAACACGCTCGGCGTGGTCTCCGGCTCGGTAGCCGGCGCTTCGACCACCGGGTTCGGCAACAAGACCGTCTCGCAAGCCAGCGTCGCCGATCTCGAGCTGAACGTCGGCGGCAACCTGATCAACGCCAAGCTGCTCGCCTCGTACGCCCAGGCACTGAACACGGGCGGCGTGCCGGCGACGAGCGGCAACTCGGTCATCCTCGGGCTGACGGTCAACGGCAAGGCGATCATCGTCTCCGGGGCGCCGAACCAGAAGATCGCGCTGCCGAACGGCTACGTGATCATCAACCAGCACTGGCACTCCGACGCTGCCTCCATCACCGTGATCGCTCTGCGCGTGGTGGTCAACGGCACCGCCGACGTGCTGATCTCGCGTGCCAACGCCGGCGTCGGCCCCTGCACGTCGTGTGTCCCCGGCACCTGCAGTGGCACTCCCAATTGTTCCAACCCCAGCGACTTCGTGATCGGTAGCGCATCGTTCAAGCTCTCATCTACTGCTCGCGCGAACCTGGATCTCTCGGTCGGCAACAACAACGGCACCAAGGGCGGAAACCTCGTTTTCGTCGATGCCGCTGCCAATGTCACCGCGAAAGTCACTGCTATCACCCGCTACGACGTGGTGAGCGCCACCAAGCGGCACATCGAGGCGCTCGCCGAGGTCAACGGACAGGCGAACGTCAAGCTCACGCTCGATGTGACCGACAACGGCACGCCCGACAACCTGGACTACGTCAGCCTGAAGCTCGCGACCGGCTACTCGCTCAGCGCGAACGTCAACGCCGGCTTCCTGCAGGTCCACAAAGCCTGCAACTGA
- a CDS encoding response regulator — MHVLIADDDRATTQLLCARIHDAGHRTTVAFDTMQTMMMCMKLRPDAVVLDVQMPGGSGLQVLHRLKSSANTAMIPVIVLTGNAEHENAALQQGADAFLLKPPDLERLCEILERCAARVDSPRPRIVHRSPPPKVEPLPPPEALVRNVLVIDDDIVVSNVIANRLLRAGFATMFAADIPEALRVLNAFRIDAVVLDLELPSGSGLEVIRRLKSFSRRSEIPIVVVSGSTDEQGARVALAAGADRFLTKPPDLEQLVARLREFYPATQAQQALEVTASR; from the coding sequence ATGCACGTCCTGATCGCCGACGATGACCGCGCCACCACGCAACTGCTCTGCGCGCGCATCCACGACGCGGGACACCGCACCACCGTCGCCTTCGACACCATGCAGACCATGATGATGTGCATGAAGCTGCGTCCCGACGCCGTCGTCCTCGACGTCCAGATGCCGGGCGGGAGCGGGCTGCAGGTGCTGCACCGGCTGAAAAGCTCCGCCAACACCGCCATGATCCCGGTCATCGTCCTGACGGGGAACGCGGAGCACGAGAACGCCGCGCTCCAGCAGGGCGCGGACGCTTTCCTGCTCAAGCCGCCCGATCTCGAGCGCCTGTGCGAGATCCTCGAGCGCTGCGCCGCGCGCGTGGATTCGCCGCGCCCGCGCATCGTCCACCGCTCGCCCCCACCGAAAGTCGAACCCTTGCCGCCGCCGGAGGCTCTTGTGCGCAACGTACTCGTCATCGACGACGACATCGTCGTCTCCAACGTGATCGCCAACCGCCTGCTGCGCGCCGGCTTTGCCACCATGTTCGCCGCCGACATCCCGGAAGCGCTGCGCGTGCTGAACGCCTTCCGCATCGACGCCGTCGTGCTCGACCTCGAACTGCCCTCCGGGAGCGGCCTCGAGGTCATCCGGCGCCTCAAGTCCTTCAGCCGCCGGAGCGAGATCCCCATCGTCGTGGTCAGCGGCTCGACCGACGAGCAGGGCGCGCGGGTCGCGCTCGCCGCGGGCGCCGACCGCTTCCTCACCAAGCCGCCCGACCTCGAGCAGCTGGTCGCGCGCCTGCGCGAGTTCTATCCCGCGACCCAGGCGCAGCAGGCGCTCGAAGTGACCGCCTCGCGCTGA
- a CDS encoding DUF4097 family beta strand repeat-containing protein, translating to MRLKLLLVVALLVSAAHADVWNKHYAVSGEPSLYLKAGDGHVRVTSSDSPEISVRVVTDGYRIAPDEVTIEESQEGGGVRVVVRVPRGMRLCIGICVRRIEIDVTVPRRTNLDLRTDDGNITVAHVRGEFRLHTGDGHMELHNLDGSLVASSGDGHISADGRFDRLDLSSGDGRIEADAERGSKVATTWRLRSGDGSVTLRLPDDFAAELDATTGDGSVDVDLPMNTRGRMRESRVHGLLNGGGGLISVHTGDGHIRIGRL from the coding sequence ATGCGCCTGAAGCTGCTGCTGGTGGTTGCGCTGCTGGTATCCGCCGCCCACGCCGATGTCTGGAACAAGCACTACGCCGTCAGCGGCGAGCCGAGCCTCTACCTGAAGGCGGGCGACGGCCACGTGCGGGTCACCAGCTCCGATTCGCCGGAGATCTCGGTCCGGGTCGTGACCGACGGCTATCGCATCGCGCCAGACGAGGTGACGATCGAAGAGTCGCAGGAGGGCGGCGGCGTCCGGGTGGTGGTGCGCGTGCCGCGCGGCATGCGGCTGTGCATCGGCATCTGCGTCCGGCGGATCGAGATCGACGTGACGGTGCCGCGGCGGACCAACCTCGACCTGCGTACCGACGACGGCAACATCACGGTCGCGCACGTGCGCGGCGAGTTCCGGCTGCACACCGGCGACGGGCACATGGAGCTGCACAATCTCGACGGCTCGCTCGTGGCCTCGTCCGGCGACGGGCACATCAGCGCCGACGGCCGCTTCGACCGCCTCGACCTGTCTTCCGGCGACGGCCGCATCGAAGCCGACGCCGAACGCGGCTCCAAGGTCGCGACCACCTGGCGGCTGCGCTCGGGCGACGGCAGCGTGACACTGCGCCTGCCTGACGACTTTGCCGCCGAGCTCGACGCCACCACCGGCGACGGCAGCGTCGACGTCGATCTCCCCATGAACACGCGCGGGCGCATGCGGGAATCGCGCGTCCACGGCCTGCTCAACGGCGGCGGCGGGCTCATCAGCGTCCACACCGGCGACGGGCACATCCGCATCGGCAGGCTCTGA
- a CDS encoding UdgX family uracil-DNA binding protein (This protein belongs to the uracil DNA glycosylase superfamily, members of which act in excision repair of DNA. However, it belongs more specifically to UdgX branch, whose founding member was found to bind uracil in DNA (where it does not belong), without cleaving it, appears to promote DNA repair by a pathway involving RecA, rather than base excision.) — translation MARKGLTAKAAVPTAAPFVPPSRNLRVLAKAAQDCKGCDLWKGATQAVFGEGRPHAKVMFVGEQPGDKEDLAGRPFVGPAGKLLDRALQEAGIYRGEVYVTNAVKHFKWEPRGKRRIHKKPNAIEIHACRPWLDVELEAVKPEAIVCLGATAAQAVLGRQFRLTQHRGQPVPSPLAPMVTATVHPSAPLRAPDDESRRRVIAAFLADSRRIARMLRRYERKAA, via the coding sequence ATGGCGCGCAAGGGGCTCACCGCCAAGGCCGCCGTGCCCACCGCGGCCCCGTTCGTCCCACCCAGCCGCAACCTGCGCGTCTTGGCGAAGGCCGCGCAGGACTGCAAGGGCTGCGACCTCTGGAAGGGCGCGACGCAGGCCGTCTTCGGCGAGGGCAGGCCGCACGCCAAAGTCATGTTCGTCGGCGAGCAGCCCGGCGACAAGGAAGACCTCGCCGGCAGACCCTTCGTGGGACCGGCGGGCAAGCTGCTCGACCGCGCGCTGCAGGAGGCGGGCATCTACCGCGGCGAAGTCTACGTGACCAACGCGGTCAAGCACTTCAAGTGGGAGCCGCGCGGCAAGCGCCGCATCCACAAGAAACCCAACGCCATCGAGATCCACGCCTGCCGCCCCTGGCTCGACGTCGAGCTCGAAGCGGTGAAGCCAGAGGCCATCGTCTGCCTGGGGGCCACCGCCGCCCAGGCCGTGCTTGGCCGCCAATTCCGGCTGACGCAGCACCGCGGCCAGCCGGTGCCCTCCCCGCTGGCGCCGATGGTGACAGCCACGGTCCACCCCTCCGCGCCGCTGCGAGCTCCGGACGACGAGAGCCGGCGGCGGGTGATCGCCGCCTTCCTCGCCGACTCAAGGCGAATCGCCCGGATGTTGCGGCGCTACGAGCGCAAGGCGGCTTGA
- a CDS encoding M13 family metallopeptidase encodes MRRRWVVLLFALCSLPLFGQSSQLKSIVVSDMDRKVEPCDDFYEYANGAWRAANPIPASMQRWSRRWKSGEDNKEQLKVILDEAAAGKGYAQGSVDQLIGDFYGACMDEARINQLGMKPAEPLLREIEAMKTRGDVEKMIGRLHDIGVNVPFGIYSSPDNHQPTRTIADVYAAGLGLPDRDYYFKPEPRFAEARAKYQAYITQMFQLAGASDADAADAAKTVFAFETKLAEAHLDNVALRDPQATDHPTTFAQLQKMTPHFGWAAYFKRANIPTADLTVDQPKFMATVDAALANDPVATWKTYLKWQLLNSAAPALAVPFEKANFDFYQAYLGGAKEMKPRWKRCAELADNLLGEALGKKYVEKYFPPEAKARMQELVHNELLAMKDIVEGLDWMSPETKKKALEKIATFNPKVGYPDKWKDYSKVRITRGDFWADVVAGNEFNVAHDRGYIGKPTDRGRWGMTPPTSNAYYNPLLNEIVFPAGILVPPAFSVDNVDAVNYGAIGVVIGHEISHGFDDQGAQFAADGRLQNWWTADDLKKFQEKTACVVDQFDNYYIEPNIHHNGKLVLGESIGDLAGAKIAYVAFQKAQQKNPAPTIDGFTPDQQFFIAWGQFRGDAIRPETQRLMVQGDPHPTGKYRVIGPLSNLPAFQKAFSCKAGTTMVRPPEKRCDVW; translated from the coding sequence ATGCGCCGTCGGTGGGTCGTCCTGTTGTTCGCGCTCTGTTCCCTGCCGCTGTTTGGGCAATCCAGCCAGCTGAAGTCGATCGTGGTCTCCGACATGGACCGCAAAGTGGAGCCGTGCGACGACTTCTACGAGTACGCCAACGGCGCGTGGCGCGCCGCCAATCCCATCCCGGCGTCGATGCAGCGCTGGAGCCGCCGCTGGAAGTCCGGCGAAGACAACAAGGAGCAGCTGAAGGTCATCCTCGACGAAGCCGCGGCGGGCAAGGGGTACGCCCAGGGCTCGGTCGACCAGCTCATCGGCGATTTTTACGGCGCATGCATGGACGAGGCGCGCATCAACCAGCTCGGCATGAAGCCCGCCGAGCCGCTGCTGCGCGAGATCGAAGCGATGAAGACGCGCGGCGACGTGGAGAAGATGATCGGCCGGCTGCACGACATCGGCGTCAACGTGCCGTTCGGCATCTACAGCTCGCCTGACAATCACCAGCCGACGCGCACCATCGCAGACGTCTACGCCGCCGGGCTCGGCCTGCCCGACCGCGACTACTACTTCAAGCCCGAGCCGCGCTTCGCCGAGGCGCGGGCGAAGTACCAGGCGTACATCACGCAGATGTTCCAGCTCGCGGGCGCGAGCGACGCCGATGCGGCCGATGCCGCGAAGACGGTCTTCGCCTTCGAGACCAAGCTCGCCGAGGCGCACCTCGACAACGTCGCGCTGCGCGACCCGCAGGCCACCGACCACCCCACCACCTTCGCGCAGCTCCAGAAGATGACGCCGCACTTCGGCTGGGCGGCCTACTTCAAGCGGGCGAACATCCCGACCGCCGACCTCACAGTCGACCAGCCGAAGTTCATGGCGACGGTGGACGCGGCGCTCGCCAACGACCCGGTCGCGACGTGGAAGACGTATCTCAAGTGGCAGCTGCTGAACTCCGCGGCGCCCGCACTGGCGGTCCCGTTCGAGAAGGCCAACTTCGACTTTTACCAGGCCTATCTTGGCGGCGCCAAGGAGATGAAGCCGCGCTGGAAGCGCTGCGCCGAGCTTGCCGACAACCTGCTGGGCGAGGCGCTCGGCAAGAAGTACGTCGAGAAATACTTCCCGCCGGAAGCCAAGGCGCGCATGCAGGAGCTGGTGCACAACGAGCTGCTGGCGATGAAGGACATCGTCGAAGGCCTCGACTGGATGAGCCCGGAGACGAAGAAGAAGGCGCTGGAGAAGATCGCGACCTTCAACCCGAAGGTCGGGTATCCCGACAAGTGGAAGGACTACAGCAAGGTCCGGATCACGCGCGGCGACTTCTGGGCCGACGTGGTGGCGGGCAACGAGTTCAACGTGGCGCACGACCGGGGGTACATCGGCAAGCCTACCGACCGCGGGCGCTGGGGCATGACGCCGCCGACCTCCAACGCCTACTACAACCCGCTGCTGAACGAGATCGTGTTCCCCGCCGGCATCCTGGTGCCGCCGGCCTTCAGCGTGGACAACGTGGACGCGGTGAATTACGGCGCCATCGGCGTGGTCATCGGCCACGAGATCTCGCACGGCTTCGACGACCAGGGCGCGCAGTTCGCCGCCGACGGCCGCCTGCAGAACTGGTGGACCGCCGACGACCTGAAGAAGTTCCAGGAGAAGACCGCCTGCGTGGTCGACCAGTTCGACAACTACTACATCGAGCCGAACATCCACCACAACGGCAAGCTGGTGCTGGGCGAGTCCATCGGCGACCTCGCGGGCGCGAAGATCGCCTACGTCGCCTTCCAGAAGGCGCAGCAGAAGAACCCGGCGCCGACCATCGACGGCTTTACCCCCGACCAGCAGTTCTTCATCGCGTGGGGCCAGTTCCGCGGCGACGCCATCCGGCCCGAGACGCAGCGCCTCATGGTCCAGGGTGACCCGCATCCGACCGGAAAGTACCGCGTGATCGGGCCGCTCTCGAACCTGCCGGCGTTCCAGAAGGCGTTCTCCTGCAAGGCCGGGACGACGATGGTCCGCCCGCCTGAGAAGCGGTGCGACGTCTGGTAG
- a CDS encoding radical SAM protein → MSAALFPILDRDAERKPLVGIARLAAQGEHVRDGHNVEYLTLPVRSLLNKCDSPRMPFTWTVNPYRGCEFACKYCYARYTHEFMELRDPLDFEQRIFIKQQAAALLRRDLGKIKRGESIAIGTATDPYQPAERRAEITRAVLEELALHRGLDIGIVTKSNLVVRDIDVLRRVAQHNALWVNLTVTTTDAELARILEPRAPRPDLRLDAIRQLNTAGIPAGAGCAPIIPGITDPPKALEAVVRAVAEAGGRWIFSNALFLKPCSAAVFLPFLEEKFPHLVADYRRRYAGRAFLDQAYRKRISALMHMLRRKYSIAAREDEIERVSAGYEAAAEQQMSLF, encoded by the coding sequence ATGTCTGCGGCGCTCTTCCCCATCCTCGACCGCGACGCCGAGCGCAAGCCGCTGGTCGGCATTGCGCGCCTGGCGGCGCAGGGCGAGCACGTGCGCGACGGGCACAACGTCGAGTACCTGACGCTGCCGGTCCGCTCGCTGCTCAACAAGTGCGATTCGCCGCGCATGCCGTTCACCTGGACGGTCAATCCGTACCGCGGCTGCGAGTTCGCCTGCAAATATTGCTACGCGCGCTACACGCACGAGTTCATGGAGCTGCGCGACCCGCTCGATTTCGAGCAGCGCATCTTCATCAAGCAGCAGGCGGCGGCGCTGCTGCGGCGCGACTTGGGGAAGATCAAGCGCGGCGAGTCCATCGCCATCGGCACCGCGACCGACCCGTACCAGCCCGCGGAGAGGCGCGCGGAGATCACGCGCGCGGTGCTGGAGGAGCTCGCGCTGCATCGCGGGCTCGACATCGGCATCGTGACGAAGTCGAACCTGGTCGTGCGCGACATCGACGTGCTGCGCCGCGTCGCCCAGCACAACGCGCTCTGGGTGAACTTGACGGTCACCACGACCGACGCCGAGCTCGCGCGCATCCTGGAGCCGCGCGCGCCGCGCCCCGACCTGCGGCTCGACGCCATCCGGCAGCTCAACACCGCGGGGATCCCGGCCGGGGCCGGCTGCGCGCCCATCATCCCGGGCATCACCGATCCGCCCAAAGCGCTGGAAGCGGTGGTGCGCGCGGTCGCCGAGGCGGGTGGGCGCTGGATCTTCTCCAACGCGCTCTTCCTGAAGCCGTGTTCCGCCGCGGTCTTCCTTCCCTTCCTCGAAGAAAAGTTCCCGCACCTGGTCGCCGACTACCGGCGGCGCTACGCGGGGCGGGCGTTCCTCGACCAGGCGTACCGCAAGCGCATCTCGGCGCTGATGCACATGCTGCGCCGCAAGTATTCCATCGCCGCGCGCGAGGACGAGATCGAGAGGGTCTCGGCCGGCTACGAGGCTGCCGCCGAGCAGCAGATGAGCCTGTTCTGA
- a CDS encoding RNA polymerase sigma factor, protein MSPATSTVLAQGAALTDEQVVARILEGETAMYEILMRRHNQRLYRAVRAIVRDEAEAEDVLQETYVLAYRALRQFEGRAQLSTWLTRIAVNEALGRMRKAARFDSLEETFDEDGAPKVVAVTDPRMSPETQAATAETRALLEEAIDKLPLDYRQVFMLREVEGLSTEETAASLGIGADNVKTRLFRARAMLRRNLFRAAQASSTEAFLFPATRCDRVVKHVFERIE, encoded by the coding sequence ATGTCTCCAGCCACCAGCACGGTGTTAGCCCAGGGCGCGGCCCTGACGGACGAGCAGGTGGTCGCGCGCATCCTGGAGGGCGAGACGGCGATGTACGAGATCCTGATGCGGCGGCACAACCAGCGGCTTTACCGCGCCGTGCGCGCCATCGTGCGCGACGAAGCCGAGGCCGAGGACGTGCTCCAGGAAACCTACGTGCTCGCCTACCGCGCGCTGCGGCAGTTCGAGGGGCGCGCGCAGCTCTCCACCTGGCTCACGCGCATCGCGGTCAACGAGGCCCTGGGGCGCATGCGCAAGGCCGCCCGCTTCGATTCCCTGGAAGAGACCTTTGACGAGGACGGCGCGCCGAAAGTCGTCGCCGTAACGGATCCGCGTATGAGCCCTGAGACGCAAGCCGCCACCGCCGAGACCCGCGCGTTGCTGGAAGAGGCCATCGACAAGCTCCCGCTCGATTACCGGCAGGTCTTCATGTTGCGCGAGGTCGAGGGCCTGAGCACCGAAGAGACGGCCGCGTCGCTCGGCATCGGCGCCGACAACGTGAAGACCCGGCTGTTCCGCGCGCGCGCCATGCTGCGCCGCAACCTCTTCCGCGCCGCGCAGGCTTCGAGCACCGAGGCCTTCCTGTTTCCCGCGACGCGCTGCGACCGCGTCGTCAAGCACGTCTTCGAGCGCATCGAGTAA
- a CDS encoding Ig-like domain-containing protein: MTTDEAVAAWRRLVLLALVVLSVVRFTAAQSSDDFSIVVLPDPQNYSQYYPQIFQQQTQWIADHRAERNIQLVVGVGDMVNHWDSATEWQNADAAIKTLDGAQVPYLLAIGNHDYDNFNPKTRGAAAFNTWFGPARYATSPVYRGNYNGSNENFYATLTAGGTQYLLLVLEFYPRDAVLAWAESVLAQYPAAPVIVVTHSFMYVDDTRVDECDTNDMSVPDGNDPDRVWRSFVSQYENIFLVLSGHVSRKPQSKRLDAGKNGRLVMQTLQDWQDAANGGDGWLRIYTFHPATNTVDVQTYSPYRESLGQTAWLTDAENRFSFPMSAYAAQSGQGTIAGRVRYARAGTSKDCLGAEGATVSAGGVQATTDASGRYALAVPAPAVDSVQASLTGATVNGRDSFAWPGLSDQVELFAVPDQTTSGSCTIDFNGVRMCTPTNGSTVASPVSVTAAARSTVPIKFMQIYLDGAAQKTVSGAELNEQLAVADGTHRLTVQAKDTSGLITKVSASITVSTPPPGADDPDPQPPPPPPPPPPTCTAPASGVAICAPAQGATPASPVRVWAAAASTAPIKFVQVYVDGKAVLTVNGATLDAQVPMAAGARRVTVQAKDVNGVIVKSTVNVTVQ, encoded by the coding sequence ATGACAACCGACGAAGCCGTCGCCGCGTGGCGGCGGCTGGTCCTTCTCGCCCTTGTAGTGCTCAGCGTGGTGCGCTTCACGGCCGCGCAAAGCAGCGACGATTTCTCCATCGTCGTCCTTCCTGACCCGCAGAACTACTCCCAGTACTATCCGCAGATCTTTCAGCAGCAGACGCAGTGGATCGCGGACCACCGCGCCGAGCGGAACATCCAGCTCGTGGTCGGCGTGGGCGACATGGTGAACCACTGGGATTCGGCCACGGAGTGGCAGAACGCCGACGCGGCCATCAAGACGCTCGATGGGGCGCAGGTACCCTACCTGCTCGCCATCGGGAACCACGACTACGACAACTTCAATCCAAAGACCCGCGGCGCGGCCGCCTTCAACACCTGGTTTGGTCCGGCGCGCTACGCGACGTCGCCCGTCTATCGCGGCAACTACAACGGTAGCAACGAGAACTTCTACGCAACCTTGACGGCCGGCGGGACGCAGTACCTGCTGCTGGTGCTGGAGTTCTATCCGCGCGATGCGGTGCTGGCGTGGGCGGAGTCGGTCCTGGCGCAGTACCCGGCCGCTCCCGTCATCGTGGTCACGCACAGCTTCATGTATGTCGACGACACGCGCGTGGACGAGTGCGACACCAACGACATGAGCGTACCCGACGGCAACGATCCGGACCGGGTGTGGCGCAGCTTCGTCTCGCAGTACGAGAACATCTTCCTTGTCCTCAGCGGTCACGTCTCGCGCAAGCCGCAGAGCAAGCGCCTGGATGCGGGCAAGAACGGGCGGCTCGTGATGCAGACGCTGCAGGACTGGCAGGACGCGGCCAATGGCGGCGACGGCTGGCTGCGCATCTACACCTTCCACCCCGCGACGAACACCGTGGACGTCCAGACCTACTCGCCCTACCGCGAGTCGCTGGGACAAACGGCGTGGCTCACCGATGCCGAGAACCGGTTCAGCTTTCCGATGAGTGCGTACGCGGCGCAATCGGGCCAGGGGACGATCGCCGGCCGCGTGCGTTACGCGCGCGCGGGAACCTCGAAAGATTGCCTGGGCGCCGAGGGCGCGACTGTGAGCGCGGGCGGCGTGCAGGCGACCACCGACGCGAGTGGTCGCTACGCGCTGGCGGTCCCGGCGCCGGCGGTGGACAGCGTGCAGGCGAGCCTGACCGGCGCGACCGTGAATGGGCGGGACAGCTTCGCGTGGCCCGGCCTCTCGGACCAGGTGGAGCTGTTCGCGGTGCCGGACCAGACGACCTCAGGCAGCTGCACCATCGACTTCAACGGCGTGCGCATGTGCACTCCTACCAACGGCAGCACGGTCGCTTCGCCGGTGAGCGTCACGGCCGCCGCGAGAAGCACCGTGCCGATCAAGTTCATGCAGATCTATCTCGACGGCGCCGCGCAGAAGACCGTTTCGGGCGCGGAGCTGAACGAGCAGCTGGCGGTGGCCGACGGCACGCATCGGTTGACGGTCCAGGCGAAGGACACCAGTGGCTTGATCACGAAAGTCAGCGCGTCCATCACCGTGAGCACGCCGCCTCCCGGCGCGGACGACCCGGACCCACAACCCCCACCCCCACCGCCTCCTCCGCCGCCGACCTGCACCGCGCCGGCATCGGGCGTCGCGATCTGCGCGCCGGCTCAGGGGGCCACGCCGGCTTCGCCGGTGCGCGTGTGGGCCGCGGCGGCAAGCACCGCCCCCATCAAGTTCGTGCAGGTCTACGTGGATGGCAAAGCGGTGCTGACGGTTAATGGCGCGACGCTCGACGCGCAGGTACCGATGGCCGCAGGCGCCCGCCGCGTCACCGTGCAGGCGAAGGACGTGAATGGCGTGATCGTGAAGAGCACGGTCAACGTCACCGTGCAATGA
- a CDS encoding M20/M25/M40 family metallo-hydrolase, with translation MNRRELLYGAAVTGAAMAMPRFAFTQSATAGDLDAIYKEVEKRHDESVQRLQAWIKQPSIAAENRGVNEGCELTMQMLRDAGFQSVTKIPTDGQPGIFATLDAGAPQTLGLYFMYDVKQVDPAEWSSPPWEARIIDKPGFGKVVMGRGAVNQKGPEAAFLAALHAIQGAGRKLPVNLVLVAEGEEEIGSPHFPQVVRRPEVLAALKQTEGIFMPSASQSPDGSVTTALGAKGVIECELTSSGERWGRGPAKDIHSSLKARVDSPAWHLVKALNTLVKDDGNTPAIDGFFEKARPISAEEKRMCAVAAARLNEETAKKSLGVKHWINDVDFRTSIEMLVSQPTVNIEGLVGGYTGPGGKTILPHKAVAKLDLRLVPDMTAADTLAKLKAHLAKRGFGDIDVNMTGGYDPNATAPDAKLIKVEEKVYKNHGIDPIILPRNAGSWPGYVFTGEPLKLAAGHFGLGHGSGAHAPDEYFVIESSNPKVAGWDGAVKSYVEYLYELAAS, from the coding sequence ATGAACCGGCGAGAGCTCCTTTACGGCGCAGCAGTCACCGGCGCGGCGATGGCCATGCCGCGCTTTGCCTTCACCCAGTCCGCCACGGCGGGCGACCTCGACGCCATCTACAAGGAAGTCGAGAAGCGGCACGACGAGAGCGTCCAGCGCCTGCAGGCCTGGATCAAGCAGCCCTCCATCGCGGCGGAGAACCGCGGCGTCAACGAAGGCTGCGAGCTGACCATGCAGATGCTGCGCGACGCCGGCTTCCAGAGCGTCACCAAGATCCCGACCGACGGCCAGCCCGGCATCTTCGCCACGCTCGACGCCGGCGCGCCGCAGACGCTCGGCCTCTACTTCATGTACGACGTGAAGCAGGTCGACCCGGCCGAGTGGTCGTCGCCGCCCTGGGAGGCGCGCATCATCGACAAGCCGGGCTTCGGCAAGGTGGTGATGGGCCGCGGCGCCGTCAACCAGAAGGGCCCGGAAGCCGCTTTCCTCGCCGCCCTGCACGCCATCCAGGGCGCCGGCAGGAAGCTGCCGGTGAACCTGGTGCTGGTCGCGGAGGGCGAGGAGGAGATCGGCTCGCCGCACTTCCCGCAGGTCGTGCGCCGGCCGGAAGTGCTGGCGGCGCTCAAGCAGACGGAGGGCATCTTCATGCCGTCGGCTTCGCAGAGCCCCGATGGCAGCGTGACCACCGCGCTCGGCGCCAAGGGCGTGATCGAGTGCGAGCTCACCTCTTCCGGCGAGCGCTGGGGCCGCGGACCGGCGAAGGACATCCACTCCAGCCTCAAGGCGCGGGTGGATTCGCCGGCCTGGCACCTGGTGAAGGCGCTGAACACGCTGGTCAAGGACGACGGCAACACGCCCGCCATCGACGGCTTCTTCGAGAAGGCGCGGCCCATCAGCGCGGAAGAGAAGCGCATGTGCGCGGTCGCCGCCGCGCGCCTGAACGAGGAGACGGCGAAGAAGTCCCTGGGCGTGAAGCACTGGATCAACGACGTCGACTTCCGCACCTCGATCGAGATGCTGGTCTCGCAGCCGACGGTGAACATCGAGGGCCTGGTGGGCGGCTACACCGGGCCGGGCGGCAAGACCATCCTGCCGCACAAGGCCGTCGCCAAGCTCGACCTGCGGCTCGTCCCCGACATGACCGCGGCCGACACGCTCGCCAAGCTGAAGGCGCACCTCGCCAAGCGCGGCTTCGGCGACATCGACGTCAACATGACCGGCGGCTACGACCCCAACGCGACGGCGCCCGACGCCAAGCTCATCAAGGTGGAGGAGAAGGTCTACAAGAACCACGGCATCGACCCGATCATCCTGCCGCGCAACGCCGGTTCCTGGCCGGGCTACGTCTTCACCGGCGAGCCGCTGAAGCTGGCCGCCGGCCACTTCGGCCTGGGACACGGCTCCGGCGCGCACGCCCCCGACGAGTACTTCGTCATCGAGTCCTCCAATCCCAAGGTCGCGGGCTGGGACGGCGCGGTGAAGTCCTACGTCGAGTACCTGTACGAGCTGGCGGCCAGCTGA